A window of Armatimonadota bacterium contains these coding sequences:
- the ispH gene encoding 4-hydroxy-3-methylbut-2-enyl diphosphate reductase — MICSRLALSSFNGREMKVKLANPAGFCYGVRRAIDVALEAAEKHGTPMYTLGPLIHNPQVILKLEERGIHEVHDIADAPQGSFIIMPSHGVPREVMRQAENRGLQVVDVTCPFVRKVHEIAENLVADGYQVIVLGDPGHTEVRGIMSVAGENGLAVSDVKDIDPSKLCERVGIISQTTQTTERFERLVEEVARWVKDVRAHNTICHATTRLQKAALDLAAEVDVMLVIGGHNSANTRRLAEICADTGVPTHHIEVASELEDSWFTGVQTVGVTAGASTPDWIIEEVVKKLENWD; from the coding sequence ATGATATGTAGCAGGCTGGCACTTAGTTCGTTTAATGGTAGAGAAATGAAGGTTAAGCTAGCTAATCCAGCAGGTTTTTGCTATGGCGTTCGCCGGGCTATTGATGTGGCGCTTGAGGCTGCTGAAAAGCATGGCACACCTATGTATACCCTTGGCCCGCTGATTCACAACCCCCAAGTAATATTAAAGTTGGAAGAGCGAGGAATCCATGAAGTGCACGACATTGCAGATGCCCCGCAAGGAAGTTTTATAATCATGCCATCACACGGCGTTCCTCGTGAAGTGATGCGTCAGGCTGAGAATCGCGGTCTTCAGGTGGTAGACGTTACATGCCCATTTGTTCGGAAAGTCCATGAGATTGCAGAAAACCTAGTTGCAGATGGCTACCAGGTAATAGTTCTGGGCGACCCAGGACACACAGAGGTTCGGGGAATAATGAGCGTGGCTGGCGAAAATGGCTTGGCGGTTTCCGATGTAAAAGATATAGACCCATCAAAGCTGTGCGAGCGAGTTGGCATCATTTCGCAAACTACGCAGACAACCGAGCGTTTCGAGAGGCTTGTAGAAGAGGTTGCGAGATGGGTAAAGGATGTTCGGGCTCACAATACAATTTGCCATGCGACCACTAGACTCCAAAAGGCAGCACTGGACCTTGCAGCGGAGGTGGATGTAATGCTGGTCATTGGCGGCCACAATAGCGCAAATACGCGCCGTCTTGCAGAAATATGCGCAGATACCGGCGTCCCAACACACCATATCGAAGTTGCTAGCGAGCTGGAGGATTCTTGGTTTACAGGTGTTCAAACTGTAGGTGTTACTGCTGGCGCTTCGACACCAGATTGGATAATCGAAGAAGTAGTTAAAAAGTTGGAAAATTGGGATTGA
- the cimA gene encoding citramalate synthase, with amino-acid sequence MPKVLIYDTTLRDGSQGEGISLTVEDMIKIALRLDEAGFHYIEGGWPGSNPKHEEFFERMKSVPLSHAKLAAFGSTRRANVRPEEDANLISLIKSETPVITIFGKSWDLHVTDALKVSLDQNIEMILDSVQFLKNHGKEVIFDAEHFFDGFKANSSYAIDTIKAAEAANADAVVLCDTNGGSLPDEIIAGVRAACSAVNIPVGIHTHNDSEMAVANTIVAVQNGAVQVQGTVNGFGERCGNANLCSIIPILQLKLGIECIPESSLAELTSLSNYVYEIANVVPNDRQPFVGRSAFAHKAGVHVDAIMKNVRTYEHIDPERVGNVRRVLISELSGASNIVHKAQRYGVDLTKKSPETREVLKKIVELENEGYSFEGAEASFELLLQKTLGSYKKLFDLKSFRVIVEQRGTDPEPITEATLRVAVNGEELLTVAEGDGPVHALDNALRKALEKFYPEELKHIKLTDFKVRVLDAKQATAAGVRAIVESTDGTSSWSTVGVSTNIIEASWHALVDSVEYGLLKLMRKKSN; translated from the coding sequence ATGCCAAAGGTCTTAATTTACGATACAACTTTGCGAGACGGTTCCCAGGGCGAAGGAATATCCCTCACTGTAGAGGATATGATTAAAATCGCCCTGCGGCTTGATGAGGCTGGTTTTCACTACATCGAAGGAGGCTGGCCAGGATCAAATCCCAAGCATGAAGAGTTTTTTGAACGCATGAAATCTGTGCCATTGTCTCATGCGAAGCTAGCCGCATTCGGAAGTACCAGACGTGCGAATGTTCGGCCTGAGGAGGATGCAAACCTTATTAGCCTCATTAAGAGCGAGACCCCGGTTATAACAATTTTCGGCAAATCATGGGATCTTCATGTCACCGACGCACTAAAGGTTAGCTTAGACCAGAACATCGAGATGATTCTAGATTCCGTGCAATTTCTAAAAAATCATGGAAAAGAGGTCATCTTTGATGCAGAGCATTTCTTTGATGGATTCAAGGCTAACTCAAGCTATGCTATAGACACGATAAAGGCTGCTGAAGCTGCCAATGCAGATGCCGTAGTGCTCTGTGATACAAATGGCGGTTCGTTGCCCGACGAGATAATAGCTGGTGTTCGAGCTGCTTGCAGTGCTGTGAATATACCAGTTGGTATTCATACCCACAACGATTCAGAAATGGCGGTTGCCAATACAATCGTTGCAGTTCAGAATGGCGCCGTGCAAGTACAAGGCACTGTCAACGGTTTTGGCGAACGATGTGGCAATGCCAACCTTTGCTCGATTATCCCAATACTACAGCTTAAACTAGGAATAGAGTGTATCCCAGAATCGTCATTGGCCGAGCTGACGAGTCTTTCTAACTACGTTTATGAGATTGCAAACGTTGTACCAAACGACCGTCAGCCTTTTGTTGGCCGAAGTGCATTTGCTCACAAAGCTGGTGTTCATGTGGACGCAATAATGAAAAATGTTCGCACGTATGAACATATTGACCCAGAGAGAGTGGGTAATGTGCGAAGGGTACTCATATCAGAGCTGTCTGGCGCGAGCAATATCGTCCATAAAGCTCAAAGATATGGTGTTGACCTCACAAAGAAATCGCCTGAGACGCGCGAAGTGTTGAAAAAAATTGTTGAGCTGGAGAATGAGGGCTACTCGTTTGAGGGTGCAGAGGCATCTTTTGAGCTTCTTCTTCAGAAAACGCTGGGTTCATATAAAAAGCTGTTTGACTTAAAGAGTTTCCGTGTAATTGTTGAACAGCGGGGGACAGACCCAGAACCCATAACTGAAGCTACTCTAAGAGTAGCTGTTAATGGCGAGGAATTGCTTACGGTTGCAGAAGGCGATGGTCCAGTTCACGCATTGGACAATGCCCTTCGCAAAGCCCTTGAAAAGTTCTATCCCGAAGAACTGAAACACATCAAGCTTACAGATTTTAAGGTCCGTGTGCTCGACGCAAAGCAGGCAACAGCGGCAGGAGTGCGTGCCATTGTTGAATCAACCGACGGCACGTCATCGTGGAGCACTGTAGGTGTCTCTACAAATATAATAGAAGCAAGCTGGCATGCGTTGGTTGATAGCGTCGAATATGGTTTGCTGAAACTTATGCGAAAGAAATCTAATTAA
- the leuD gene encoding 3-isopropylmalate dehydratase small subunit, with translation MIFKGKVHKYGSNVDTDVIIPARYLVTSDPAELAAHCMEDIDPDFVKRVQPGDIIVAEENFGCGSSREHAPIAIKTSGISCVIAKTFARIFYRNSFNIGLPILECPEAVDGISAGDKVEVETSTGKIVNLTTGKVFQARPFPEFIQQLILAGGLIPYARERVKALKKCR, from the coding sequence ATGATTTTCAAAGGCAAAGTTCATAAATATGGTAGCAACGTAGATACGGATGTCATTATCCCTGCGCGCTACCTTGTCACATCTGACCCTGCAGAGTTGGCAGCACACTGCATGGAGGATATAGACCCCGATTTCGTGAAGAGGGTGCAGCCAGGCGACATCATTGTCGCTGAAGAAAATTTTGGTTGTGGTTCGTCCCGAGAGCATGCGCCAATAGCAATCAAAACTTCGGGAATATCCTGTGTAATTGCAAAAACATTCGCTAGAATCTTTTACCGTAACTCATTTAACATTGGGCTGCCAATACTCGAATGCCCAGAAGCGGTTGATGGCATTTCAGCTGGCGACAAAGTAGAAGTTGAAACATCAACAGGTAAAATTGTCAACTTGACGACGGGCAAAGTGTTTCAGGCAAGGCCTTTCCCCGAATTTATCCAACAGCTAATTTTGGCAGGTGGCCTGATTCCTTATGCACGTGAAAGGGTCAAAGCTCTAAAAAAGTGCCGCTGA
- the leuC gene encoding 3-isopropylmalate dehydratase large subunit, producing MGQTITQKILAAHAGKDQVEPGELITIKLDFMLGNDITAPIAIREFKQIGVDCVFDKERIALVPDHYTPAKDMKAAQQVKEMREFAHEYGITNYFEVGRVGVEHTLLPDEGLVVPGDAVIGADSHTCTYGALGLFSTGVGSTDLAAAMALGETWVRVPETIKFVYYGKLNKWVGGKDLILYTIGKIGVDGALYCSMEFTGETISFLPMADRFTMCNMAIEAGGKNGIMHVDDTTLEYVKPRAKRPWKVYASDPDALYKEIIEIDVSEIEPQVAFPHLPENTRPVSQATDIRIDQAVIGSCTNGRIEDLRIAASVLKGRKVHPDVRLIIIPATQEIWQQAMREGLFDIFIEAGAAVSTPTCGPCLGGHMGCLAEGERAIATTNRNFVGRMGHVKSEVYLSNPAIAAASAVLGRIGSPEELN from the coding sequence ATGGGTCAAACAATAACACAAAAGATACTCGCAGCTCATGCTGGCAAAGATCAAGTCGAGCCAGGCGAACTAATTACAATAAAGTTGGATTTTATGCTTGGGAACGACATCACGGCTCCAATAGCGATTCGTGAGTTCAAGCAGATTGGCGTTGATTGCGTGTTCGACAAAGAGCGTATCGCACTTGTTCCAGACCATTACACGCCAGCAAAAGATATGAAAGCTGCTCAGCAAGTCAAAGAAATGCGGGAATTCGCCCATGAATATGGCATTACAAACTACTTTGAAGTTGGTCGCGTTGGCGTCGAACATACGCTTCTTCCCGATGAAGGACTTGTAGTACCCGGTGATGCCGTTATCGGGGCTGATTCCCATACATGTACATATGGTGCGCTGGGGCTTTTTTCAACCGGCGTGGGGAGCACAGACCTAGCAGCAGCGATGGCACTAGGTGAAACTTGGGTCCGGGTGCCGGAGACCATCAAGTTCGTTTATTACGGTAAATTAAACAAGTGGGTTGGCGGAAAAGACTTGATACTCTACACAATTGGCAAGATTGGTGTGGATGGGGCGCTCTATTGCTCGATGGAGTTCACAGGCGAAACCATTTCTTTTCTACCAATGGCTGACCGCTTCACAATGTGCAACATGGCAATCGAAGCTGGTGGCAAAAACGGCATAATGCATGTTGACGATACCACACTTGAATATGTAAAACCGCGGGCAAAACGCCCTTGGAAGGTCTATGCAAGCGATCCTGATGCCTTGTATAAAGAAATAATCGAGATTGATGTCTCTGAAATTGAGCCTCAGGTTGCATTTCCACATCTTCCGGAGAACACAAGGCCGGTAAGTCAAGCAACCGATATACGGATTGACCAAGCAGTAATTGGCTCTTGTACAAATGGTCGCATCGAAGACCTGCGAATCGCCGCAAGCGTCTTAAAAGGGCGCAAGGTCCATCCCGATGTGCGGCTAATCATTATTCCCGCAACTCAAGAAATTTGGCAACAGGCAATGCGTGAAGGACTTTTTGATATATTCATCGAGGCTGGTGCAGCGGTAAGCACGCCGACGTGTGGCCCCTGTCTTGGAGGGCACATGGGATGCCTTGCAGAGGGTGAGCGGGCAATTGCTACAACCAACCGCAATTTCGTAGGCAGGATGGGCCACGTCAAGTCGGAAGTTTATCTGTCGAATCCTGCAATTGCGGCGGCATCTGCCGTTTTGGGCAGGATAGGAAGCCCAGAAGAACTCAATTGA
- a CDS encoding 2-isopropylmalate synthase, whose amino-acid sequence MSRRILIFDTTLRDGEQSPGASMNIEEKLEVAKQLARLNVDVIEAGFPISSPGDFEAVKAIAQQIKGPAIAGLCRANDADIDRTWEAVRYSNKPYIHTFIATSDIHLERKLKKSREEVLDLAVKAVKRAKSYCENVEFSAEDASRTDIDYLCQVVEAVIDAGATVVNIPDTVGYAVPHEFANIIRTLLDRVPNINKCILSVHCHNDLGLAVANSLAAVLAGAGQVECTINGIGERAGNAALEEVVMAINTRKDVFDVTTGINTKEIYRASRLVSDVTGLQVQANKAIVGSNAFAHEAGIHQHGVIQDKRTYEIIDAEDIGLSESKLVLGKHSGRHAFEKRLSELGYELTREELDKAFARFKEVADKKKEIFDEDLEALVADEVHAIPETYQLTYMTVMTSLEGIPTATIKIATPNGELSDCGTGVGSVDAVYKTIDKIIRVPHTLKDYIVKAVTGGTDALGEVTVKLADDRNVYTGRGASLDIVEASAKAYIQAINKLVYYQAKRGNSRASEKPVL is encoded by the coding sequence ATGAGCAGGAGAATACTTATATTTGATACCACGCTCAGAGACGGCGAACAATCGCCCGGAGCAAGCATGAATATCGAGGAAAAATTGGAGGTGGCAAAGCAACTTGCCCGCTTGAATGTAGATGTAATTGAGGCGGGGTTCCCAATCTCATCTCCAGGAGATTTCGAAGCAGTCAAGGCGATTGCCCAGCAGATTAAAGGTCCGGCAATCGCAGGTTTGTGTCGGGCGAACGATGCCGATATTGACCGTACGTGGGAGGCAGTTCGGTACTCCAATAAGCCCTATATACATACCTTCATCGCAACGTCTGATATTCATCTTGAGAGAAAACTAAAGAAATCCAGAGAAGAGGTTCTCGACCTGGCTGTAAAGGCAGTCAAGCGTGCAAAATCTTACTGTGAAAATGTGGAGTTCTCCGCCGAAGATGCATCGAGGACAGATATTGATTATCTATGTCAAGTTGTAGAGGCGGTAATAGATGCTGGCGCCACCGTGGTCAACATTCCCGATACAGTCGGCTATGCCGTGCCGCATGAGTTCGCGAATATTATCAGGACGTTGCTAGACAGGGTGCCGAATATCAATAAATGCATACTGAGCGTCCATTGCCATAACGACCTTGGGTTGGCGGTTGCAAATTCATTAGCGGCAGTGCTTGCGGGTGCAGGACAGGTAGAGTGTACGATAAATGGGATTGGCGAGCGTGCGGGTAATGCAGCGCTTGAGGAAGTCGTGATGGCAATTAATACCCGCAAGGACGTCTTCGATGTTACGACAGGTATAAACACAAAGGAAATTTACCGCGCTAGCAGGCTTGTGAGCGACGTCACTGGTTTGCAGGTTCAGGCGAACAAGGCAATTGTTGGAAGCAATGCTTTTGCCCATGAGGCAGGAATCCATCAGCACGGCGTAATCCAGGATAAGAGAACCTATGAGATTATAGACGCAGAGGATATAGGCCTTTCTGAGAGCAAGCTTGTGCTTGGGAAACATTCTGGACGCCACGCGTTTGAAAAGCGGCTTAGCGAGCTTGGTTACGAGCTTACTCGTGAAGAACTTGACAAGGCATTTGCAAGGTTCAAGGAAGTGGCTGACAAAAAGAAGGAAATATTCGATGAGGATTTGGAAGCCTTAGTCGCCGATGAAGTTCATGCTATTCCTGAAACATATCAGCTGACGTACATGACCGTGATGACTAGCCTTGAGGGGATTCCCACTGCTACAATCAAAATTGCTACGCCCAATGGCGAGCTGAGCGATTGTGGAACTGGCGTTGGTTCGGTGGACGCAGTATACAAAACGATTGACAAAATTATTAGAGTTCCACACACTCTAAAAGATTATATTGTAAAAGCAGTAACGGGCGGCACCGATGCTTTGGGTGAAGTTACTGTGAAGTTAGCAGATGATAGGAACGTTTATACAGGTAGAGGTGCTAGCCTCGACATCGTGGAGGCAAGCGCCAAGGCGTACATCCAGGCTATTAACAAACTAGTCTATTATCAAGCAAAGCGTGGCAACAGCCGCGCCAGTGAAAAGCCTGTGCTTTAG
- the ilvC gene encoding ketol-acid reductoisomerase encodes MAKVYYDQDANLDVLKGRKVAIIGYGSQGHAQAQNLRDSGVDVIVSDLPGTPNWEKAIEDGFKPVSAAEASSEASIIQILTEDEVQPKVYKGEVEMNLTEGKALLFSHGFNIHFGQIVPPANVDVIMVAPKGPGHLVRRQYTEGAGVPALIAVQQDASGKAKEIALAYAKGIGATRVGVLETTFKEETETDLFGEQAVLCGGATSLVIAGFETLVEAGYQPEIAYFECLHELKLIVDLMYEGGISWMRYSISNTAEYGDYTRGPRIINENTRAEMKRILGEIQRGEFAKEWILENAANRPVFNAARRMAKEHMIEEVGARLREMMPYLKKKR; translated from the coding sequence ATGGCAAAAGTTTATTACGATCAGGATGCTAATCTCGATGTGTTGAAAGGGCGAAAGGTTGCAATCATTGGCTATGGAAGTCAGGGCCATGCCCAGGCGCAAAATCTAAGAGATAGCGGCGTTGATGTAATCGTCAGCGATCTTCCTGGCACGCCAAATTGGGAAAAGGCGATTGAGGACGGTTTCAAACCAGTATCGGCGGCGGAAGCCTCATCGGAAGCAAGCATCATCCAAATCCTTACAGAGGACGAAGTTCAGCCGAAGGTTTACAAGGGCGAAGTTGAAATGAACCTTACTGAGGGTAAAGCCCTCCTATTTTCGCACGGTTTTAATATTCATTTTGGGCAGATAGTTCCACCGGCGAACGTTGATGTGATAATGGTTGCGCCCAAAGGCCCAGGGCATCTTGTGCGTCGGCAATATACCGAAGGCGCAGGCGTCCCAGCTCTAATTGCTGTGCAACAAGATGCTTCTGGCAAGGCAAAAGAGATAGCGCTGGCATATGCAAAAGGAATCGGTGCGACAAGAGTTGGCGTCCTTGAGACCACCTTTAAGGAAGAGACTGAAACAGACCTCTTTGGCGAGCAAGCCGTGCTGTGTGGCGGGGCGACATCCCTTGTTATTGCTGGTTTCGAGACGCTAGTTGAGGCGGGTTACCAACCGGAAATTGCGTACTTTGAGTGCCTGCATGAGTTAAAGCTTATCGTAGATCTCATGTATGAAGGCGGTATCAGCTGGATGAGATATTCAATCAGCAATACTGCAGAATATGGCGACTATACTCGTGGGCCGCGAATAATCAATGAAAATACGCGTGCCGAAATGAAGCGCATTCTAGGCGAAATCCAAAGAGGCGAATTCGCAAAGGAATGGATACTTGAAAATGCAGCCAACCGACCAGTTTTCAATGCGGCTCGGAGGATGGCAAAAGAGCATATGATTGAAGAGGTAGGTGCACGCCTTCGCGAAATGATGCCGTATTTGAAAAAGAAGCGGTAA
- the ilvN gene encoding acetolactate synthase small subunit: MQHTITALVENKPGVLARVAGLFARRGFNIESLAVSITEDPSVSRMTIVVGGDDAVLEQITKQLNKLIDVIKVVDYKGIPIVERELALIKVNADAGVRSEIMQIVDIFRAKIIDVSEKTFTVEVTGSVDKINAIEKLLESYGIKEVVRTGRIAMMRGAKTP, translated from the coding sequence ATGCAACATACGATAACAGCTTTAGTTGAAAACAAACCTGGCGTTCTAGCTCGGGTTGCGGGGCTATTTGCCCGCAGGGGGTTCAATATCGAGTCACTAGCCGTTAGTATAACCGAGGACCCCTCGGTGTCTCGAATGACAATCGTGGTTGGTGGAGACGATGCAGTGCTCGAACAGATTACAAAACAGCTTAACAAGCTAATTGATGTAATCAAGGTTGTCGATTATAAGGGAATTCCAATTGTGGAACGAGAGCTTGCATTGATTAAAGTCAACGCCGATGCTGGCGTGCGGTCGGAGATTATGCAGATTGTAGACATTTTTCGCGCTAAAATCATTGATGTTAGCGAAAAAACATTCACAGTGGAAGTCACAGGCAGCGTTGATAAGATTAACGCAATCGAAAAGCTTCTTGAGAGCTATGGAATTAAGGAAGTCGTCCGCACTGGTCGCATTGCCATGATGCGCGGTGCCAAAACTCCATAA